A single window of Populus nigra chromosome 17, ddPopNigr1.1, whole genome shotgun sequence DNA harbors:
- the LOC133677633 gene encoding ras-related protein Rab11C-like codes for MGHRVDHEYDYLFKIVLIGDSGVGKSNILSRFTRNEFCLESKSTIGVEFATRTLQVDGKTVKAQIWDTAGQERYRAITSAYYRGAVGALLVYDITKRQTFDNVQRWLRELRDHADSNIVIMMAGNKSDLKHLRAVQEEDGHALAEKEGLSFLETSALEATNIEKAFQTILTEIYHIISKKALAAQEVAANSTVPGQGTTINVADASGNTSKGCCST; via the exons atgggTCATAGAGTGGATCATGAGTATGACTATCTGTTTAAGATCGTGCTGATCGGGGACTCTGGTGTTGGCAAATCCAATATTCTTTCCAGGTTTACCAGAAATGAATTCTGCTTGGAATCCAAATCCACCATAGGTGTTGAGTTTGCCACCAGAACTCTCCAA GTGGATGGGAAGACAGTAAAGGCACAGATTTGGGATACAGCTGGTCAGGAGCGGTATCGAGCTATCACTAGTGCTTATTATAGAGGAGCTGTTGGTGCTCTTCTTGTTTATGACATAACCAAGAGGCAAACTTTCGACAATGTCCAGAGGTGGCTTCGTGAATTAAGAGACCATGCAGACTCTAACATTGTCATCATGATGGCGGGAAACAAGTCTGACTTGAAACATCTCAGGGCTGTTCAAGAGGAGGATGGTCATGCCCTGGCTGAGAAGGAAGGTCTCTCATTTCTTGAGACATCAGCGCTAGAAGCCACCAATATTGAGAAGGCGTTCCAAACCATATTGACAGAGATCTACCATATCATTAGCAAGAAAGCACTGGCCGCCCAGGAAGTAGCTGCCAATTCCACAGTTCCTGGTCAAGGAACCACTATCAATGTTGCCGATGCCTCGGGGAACACAAGCAAAGGTTGCTGTTCCACTTAA
- the LOC133677632 gene encoding protein ENDOSPERM DEFECTIVE 1-like, with protein MDEESITMMQEKTAIVPNPPNPPPRRPRVREVSSRFMSPIASSSSSLSPLPTNKQRSNSVQRQRRNQEADADCSPQRKHHHQRAVIKLFKENEPRSQSHRPDTPTISIINTSSSSKLRMMQQRSTSNINISSAAAKLLQSTGISNSTDSSSSSSSDHDNINPNTKNNNNDVRSSLPDLLRDTDARFLAERNLNRLNNSNNPCASPCSRSLNLQRSISSCDPTLFHSLKSTKLPPVAPCSKIPNDASRKTRKVSSHQEDVQSLKLLHNHYLQWRYVNAKAQASAQAQRRETERNLYTLGVKITELYDTVKRKRAEIGLLQRLKILWTIVEAQMPYLDEWAAFEMDYSVSLSEAIQALLNASLQVPISGNVRVDIREVGEALNSATKLMDTVAFNIESLMPKAEETEHLISELARVTGGEKALIEECGDLLSMTYNSQVEECSLRGQLIQFYRSRHNQHQEEQHQESSNNFAIASKFP; from the exons ATGGATGAAGAATCGATTACGATGATGCAAGAGAAGACAGCCATAGTCCCCAATCCCCCCAATCCTCCTCCTCGGAGGCCCAGGGTGAGGGAGGTCAGTTCCAGGTTCATGTCTCCAAttgcttcctcctcctcctccctctcACCTCTTCCTACCAATAAGCAGCGCTCCAACTCCGTGCAGAGGCAGCGCCGCAACCAGGAAGCGGACGCCGACTGCAGCCCGCAGCGGAAACATCATCATCAGCGTGCTGTAATCAAGCTTTTTAAGGAGAACGAACCAAGATCCCAGAGTCACAGACCCGATACCCCCACAATCAGCATCATCAACACGTCCTCTTCTTCTAAATTACGAATGATGCAGCAACGCTCCACCTCCAACATCAACATCTCATCGGCTGCTGCAAAGCTGTTACAATCCACCGGGATCTCCAATTCCACCgattcttcttcctcttcttcatcGGATCATGACAACATTAATCCTAATACTAAGAATAACAACAATGATGTCAGAAGCTCTCTTCCTGATCTCCTCCGTGATACTGATGCTAGATTTCTAGCCGAGAGAAATCTCAACCGgcttaataatagtaataaccCTTGTGCTTCTCCATGCTCCCGTTCTCTCAATTTGCAGCGATCTATAAGTAGCTGCGACCCCACCTTGTTCCATTCACTCAAATCTACAAAACTGCCTCCAGTGGCTCCTTGCTCCAAGATCCCAAATGATGCTTCTAGAAAGACAAGGAAAGTTTCTAGTCACCAAGAAGATGTGCAATCTCTCAAGCTGCTTCACAACCACTACCTGCAGTGGAGATATGTCAACGCAAAAGCACAGGCCTCTGCTCAAGCTCAGAGAAGAGAAACTGAG AGAAACCTGTATACCCTTGGTGTCAAGATAACAGAATTATACGACACAGTGAAAAGAAAACGTGCAGAGATTGGCCTTCTGCAGAGATTGAAAATTCTATGGACCATCGTTGAAGCTCAA ATGCCGTATCTGGATGAATGGGCTGCTTTTGAAATGGATTATTCGGTATCCCTGTCAGAAGCAATTCAAGCTTTGTTGAATGCCTCACTTCAAGTTCCTATCAGTGGAAATGTTAGA GTTGATATTAGAGAGGTAGGGGAGGCACTGAACTCTGCAACAAAATTAATGGACACAGTAGCTTTTAACATTGAAAGCCTTATGCCAAAG GCTGAAGAAACAGAACATTTGATCTCAGAACTAGCTAGGGTGACTGGAGGAGAAAAAGCTCTTATTGAAGAATGCGGGGATCTGTTGTCAATGACATATAATTCACAG GTAGAGGAATGCAGCTTACGAGGGCAGCTAATTCAGTTCTATCGGAGCCGTCACAATCAACACCAGGAAGAGCAACACCAGGAGAGCAGCAATAACTTTGCAATTGCTTCAAAGTTTCCTTGA
- the LOC133677540 gene encoding sodium/hydrogen exchanger 6-like isoform X2, whose translation MFFVVTDSITCLRPALLFSLKPFFSNFGAIVTFSILGTFIASVVTGVLVYLGGLIYLTYRLPFVECLMFGALISATDPVTVLSIFQELGIDTNLYALVFGESVLNDAMAISLYRTMSSLKSHAPGQNFFMVVFRFLETFVGSLSAGVGVGFISALLFKYAGLDIDNLQNLECCLFVLFPYFSYMLAEGLGLTGIVSILFTGIVMKHYTYSNLSENSQRFVSAFFHLISSLAETFVFIYMGFDIAMEQHSWSHVGFIFFSIIFIGVARAANVFSCAYLVNLVRPAPRQIPVKHQKALWYSGLRGAMAFALALQSVHDLPEGHGQTIFTATTAIVVLTVLLIGGSTGTVLETLQVVGDDHDGPLSESLDGNNGYVAPSYNEDATSGNRLKMKLKEFHKSTASFTALDRNYLTPFFTSQNGDDEEEHDDPMPSSRGRGFLGHN comes from the exons ATGTTCTTCGTCGTCACAGATTCTATTACCTGCCTGAGGCCAGCGCTTCTCTTCTCATTG AAACCATTCTTCTCTAACTTTGGAGCCATTGTCACATTTTCCATATTAGGAACTTTTATAGCTTCTGTTGTTACAGGTGTTCTAGT ttACCTTGGCGGTCTTATTTACCTCACTTACAGACTTCCATTTGTTGAATGTCTGATGTTTGGTGCTCTTATATCAGCAACCGATCCTGTTACTGTTCTGTCCATATTCCAG GAACTTGGCATAGATACGAACCTTTATGCTTTGGTGTTTGGAGAATCTGTCTTGAATGACGCT ATGGCAATATCCTTGTACAG AACAATGTCCTCGTTAAAAAGTCATGCACCTGGACAGAATTTCTTCATGGTGGTCTTTAGGTTTCTTGAAACCTTTGTTGGCTCATTGTCTGCAG GTGTGGGAGTTGGATTTATTTCTGCATTG CTTTTCAAGTATGCTGGTTTGGATATTGACAA TCTGCAAAACTTGGAATGCTGCCTTTTTGTCCTTTTTCCATATTTTTC GTACATGCTTGCAGAAGGTCTTGGCCTCACTGGTATAGTGTCCATATTGTTCACTGGAATT GTCATGAAGCATTATACCTACTCAAATTTGTCAGAAAATTCACAGCGATTTGTTTCTGCATTTTTCCACCTGATATCATCACTAGCTGAGACATTTGT ATTTATATACATGGGATTTGATATTGCAATGGAACAGCATAGTTGGTCCCatgttggatttatttttttctcaatt ATATTTATTGGAGTTGCAAG ggcAGCGAATGTCTTTTCTTGTGCATATTTAGTCAATTTGGTTCGACCTGCACCACGTCAAATACCTGTAAAACATCAGAAAGCGCTTTGGTACAGTG GACTTCGAGGGGCCATGGCTTTTGCCCTTGCGCTACAATCGGTTCATGATCTTCCAGAAGGACATGGCCAGACTATATTCACTGCAACCACTGCCATAGTTGTGTTGACG GTGCTTTTAATTGGAGGATCGACAGGGACTGTGCTCGAAACTTTGCAAGTTGTTGGTGATGACCATGATGGCCCCTTAAGTGAA AGTTTGGATGGCAATAATGGTTACGTTGCTCCCTCTTACAATGAGGATGCCACATCAGGGAACAGGCTGAAGATGAAACTTAAAGAGTTTCACAAGAG CACTGCATCATTTACAGCATTAGACAGGAATTACCTCACCCCGTTCTTCACGAGTCAGAAtggagatgatgaagaagaacatG ATGACCCGATGCCCAGTTCCAGGGGAAGGGGTTTCCTTGGCCATAACTGA
- the LOC133677540 gene encoding sodium/hydrogen exchanger 6-like isoform X1 has translation MSTVVEELMQMQISPAGGGGDSQSHPGKEQQAAGVGILLQIMMLVLSFVLGHVLRRHRFYYLPEASASLLIGLIVGALANISNTETSIRAWFNFHEEFFFLFLLPPIIFQSGFSLSPKPFFSNFGAIVTFSILGTFIASVVTGVLVYLGGLIYLTYRLPFVECLMFGALISATDPVTVLSIFQELGIDTNLYALVFGESVLNDAMAISLYRTMSSLKSHAPGQNFFMVVFRFLETFVGSLSAGVGVGFISALLFKYAGLDIDNLQNLECCLFVLFPYFSYMLAEGLGLTGIVSILFTGIVMKHYTYSNLSENSQRFVSAFFHLISSLAETFVFIYMGFDIAMEQHSWSHVGFIFFSIIFIGVARAANVFSCAYLVNLVRPAPRQIPVKHQKALWYSGLRGAMAFALALQSVHDLPEGHGQTIFTATTAIVVLTVLLIGGSTGTVLETLQVVGDDHDGPLSESLDGNNGYVAPSYNEDATSGNRLKMKLKEFHKSTASFTALDRNYLTPFFTSQNGDDEEEHDDPMPSSRGRGFLGHN, from the exons atgtCGACTGTAGTGGAGGAATTGATGCAAATGCAGATATCACCggcaggaggaggaggagattcGCAATCGCATCCAGGAAAGGAGCAGCAAGCAGCAGGAGTTGGCATACTCCTCCAGATAATGATGCTCGTCCTCTCCTTCGTCCTTGGTCATGTTCTTCGTCGTCACAGATTCTATTACCTGCCTGAGGCCAGCGCTTCTCTTCTCATTG GTTTAATTGTTGGTGCACTCGCTAACATCTCTAACACTGAAACAAGCATCAG GGCATGGTTTAATTTCCATGAGgagtttttcttccttttcttgctTCCTCCCATCATATT TCAGTCAGGATTCAGTCTATCACCT AAACCATTCTTCTCTAACTTTGGAGCCATTGTCACATTTTCCATATTAGGAACTTTTATAGCTTCTGTTGTTACAGGTGTTCTAGT ttACCTTGGCGGTCTTATTTACCTCACTTACAGACTTCCATTTGTTGAATGTCTGATGTTTGGTGCTCTTATATCAGCAACCGATCCTGTTACTGTTCTGTCCATATTCCAG GAACTTGGCATAGATACGAACCTTTATGCTTTGGTGTTTGGAGAATCTGTCTTGAATGACGCT ATGGCAATATCCTTGTACAG AACAATGTCCTCGTTAAAAAGTCATGCACCTGGACAGAATTTCTTCATGGTGGTCTTTAGGTTTCTTGAAACCTTTGTTGGCTCATTGTCTGCAG GTGTGGGAGTTGGATTTATTTCTGCATTG CTTTTCAAGTATGCTGGTTTGGATATTGACAA TCTGCAAAACTTGGAATGCTGCCTTTTTGTCCTTTTTCCATATTTTTC GTACATGCTTGCAGAAGGTCTTGGCCTCACTGGTATAGTGTCCATATTGTTCACTGGAATT GTCATGAAGCATTATACCTACTCAAATTTGTCAGAAAATTCACAGCGATTTGTTTCTGCATTTTTCCACCTGATATCATCACTAGCTGAGACATTTGT ATTTATATACATGGGATTTGATATTGCAATGGAACAGCATAGTTGGTCCCatgttggatttatttttttctcaatt ATATTTATTGGAGTTGCAAG ggcAGCGAATGTCTTTTCTTGTGCATATTTAGTCAATTTGGTTCGACCTGCACCACGTCAAATACCTGTAAAACATCAGAAAGCGCTTTGGTACAGTG GACTTCGAGGGGCCATGGCTTTTGCCCTTGCGCTACAATCGGTTCATGATCTTCCAGAAGGACATGGCCAGACTATATTCACTGCAACCACTGCCATAGTTGTGTTGACG GTGCTTTTAATTGGAGGATCGACAGGGACTGTGCTCGAAACTTTGCAAGTTGTTGGTGATGACCATGATGGCCCCTTAAGTGAA AGTTTGGATGGCAATAATGGTTACGTTGCTCCCTCTTACAATGAGGATGCCACATCAGGGAACAGGCTGAAGATGAAACTTAAAGAGTTTCACAAGAG CACTGCATCATTTACAGCATTAGACAGGAATTACCTCACCCCGTTCTTCACGAGTCAGAAtggagatgatgaagaagaacatG ATGACCCGATGCCCAGTTCCAGGGGAAGGGGTTTCCTTGGCCATAACTGA